The region TGCAGCGGACAGCATCCAGCCATTATAGGTCCCGTGGATCCCAAGGGGCAAGATCAGTGACTTTAAGGACAGGTACAAGCGGCAATAATTCCTGCTGCACCGCCAGAGACCACTTGAATGGGTACCCCGAGAGCCTCCTCGACAGTGGCTAAAGGCACATCATCGAGAAAAACGGCTGCATCGTGCTTGAGCATGAGACTGGGCAGGAGCAGGCGATCGCCGAGGGGCTTGCCCTGCAGGTGATAAATCAAATCATGGCCGGTCAGTAGCCCTGTCACTGACAGCCGCTGTCCCCAATAGTCACTGGCCAAGGCATAAAGATCAAGGCGCAAGTTCTCAATCTGATTTAGGCGTGCCACTAACGGTTCAAAAGCCTGTTCCACCGTATTGCCGACCACCCAACTGAGATGCCGCGGCTGTGGTAGGCGTTGAGGGAGCTGTGGGGCGTGAAGGTCAAACTCTTCTAGGAACAGGCGAATTGTGCCCACTCCATTGCTTAGTTGTGGATAGTCCTGATAGTGGGCCGCTGGCGGTAACGGCCACCCAGCCATCAAGAACCATTCATCCGCCAGCCAAGCAAAGGGGGTTTGCCACTGCCGTTCAAATTGCTGCTGCAAAGCCTGTACCCGTTGAATCACCGCTTGGGCATGATCGGGGGTGACGGGGGTGAGTTCATCCTCAGCAGGACGAAAGCGGGTCAGACCCACGGGCACGACCGCCACTGAGAGGACTGTGGGCCAATCAGGATCATAGAACTGGGCTAAATCTCGCAGTGTTTGCTCTAGGCACTCGCCATCATTAATGCCCGGACAAACAACAACTTGAGCATGGAGTTGCAGCCGCTGTTCCTGAAACCAGCGAATCTGTTGCAGAATCTCTCCGGCGCGGGGATTTTTCAGTAGGCGTTGGCGGATGCTGGGCACTGTAGCATGGACAGAAATGTAAAGGGGGGAAAGGCGCAAGCGGGCAATGCGCTGCCACTCTGAGGGGAGGAGGTTGGTGAGGGTAATATAACTGCCATAGAGAAAACTTAGGCGGTAGTCGTCGTCCTTAATATACAGGCTTTCCCGTTTGCCAGGCGGTTGTTGATCAATAAAACAAAAGGGGCAGCGATTGTTACACTGCATTAGGCCATCAAAGAGGGCAGTGGTAAATTCTAGGCCTAAATCTTCGTCAATCTCTTTTTCGATTTCGAGAATGTAGGTTTGGCCGTCCTTGCCCAGTACTTCAAGAGTGAGGTATTCATCGGCACACAAAAAGCGGTAGTCAATTAGATCGCGGGGGCGATCGCCATTAATGGCCACCAAAGCATCACCGGGTTCAAATCCCAACTCCGCAGCAATGGAGCCAGGCTTCACAGCAGCGACAAGGGCCGGTCGAAGGGCGCGATCGCTCATCGTTCAGAGGTGTTCACAGGTCTTCAAAGGTCAGGAGAAATTCTCTGTCCCAGGTGGAGTCACCCCCCATCATTTTAATTTTAATGTACCCTAGACCGCTTCGCCCCTCAGCATTCTCAAAGCAGCGCTAGGATTGTTATAGTGGTGTTCTATGTTCTAAATATTTCTCAATATTGACGAGGAAAATAATGGGGTCATTGGCAATTGGCTTTACCGTCGGTGCAGGTAACTTCCTCCCCTTTTATGGGGTGTTGCTGCTGGGTTTAATTGCTGCCGTGAGCATTGGCCTCATTGCATGGTACAACTCCAAGCGTCCCCCCGGTTGGGAAAATGCCGATCGCCCCAGTTTTATTCCTAACTTGAATCTCGAAGAGCCTGCATCCGCCCCTAACCCTGATGAGACCACAGATTCGTGAAGCTGTTTCAGATTCTCCTGGAAGCCGCCTGGCCGACGATTGTTGCAGCAGCGATCGCCGGGCTGCTCAACGGTGGCAGCACAGCTGCGCTCATTGCCCTCATTAATGCCACCCTGCAGAAAACCCCTGCCCTCCAACGCCTCTTGCCTTGGGG is a window of Thermosynechococcus vestitus BP-1 DNA encoding:
- the psb35 gene encoding photosystem II assembly protein Psb35; its protein translation is MGSLAIGFTVGAGNFLPFYGVLLLGLIAAVSIGLIAWYNSKRPPGWENADRPSFIPNLNLEEPASAPNPDETTDS
- a CDS encoding TIGR03279 family radical SAM protein, with translation MSDRALRPALVAAVKPGSIAAELGFEPGDALVAINGDRPRDLIDYRFLCADEYLTLEVLGKDGQTYILEIEKEIDEDLGLEFTTALFDGLMQCNNRCPFCFIDQQPPGKRESLYIKDDDYRLSFLYGSYITLTNLLPSEWQRIARLRLSPLYISVHATVPSIRQRLLKNPRAGEILQQIRWFQEQRLQLHAQVVVCPGINDGECLEQTLRDLAQFYDPDWPTVLSVAVVPVGLTRFRPAEDELTPVTPDHAQAVIQRVQALQQQFERQWQTPFAWLADEWFLMAGWPLPPAAHYQDYPQLSNGVGTIRLFLEEFDLHAPQLPQRLPQPRHLSWVVGNTVEQAFEPLVARLNQIENLRLDLYALASDYWGQRLSVTGLLTGHDLIYHLQGKPLGDRLLLPSLMLKHDAAVFLDDVPLATVEEALGVPIQVVSGGAAGIIAACTCP